One part of the Lentimicrobium sp. L6 genome encodes these proteins:
- a CDS encoding SIS domain-containing protein, with product MKANQDIKKIAQKVFEQEAQGIQNLSNQLTEDFAKAVEAVFLSKGRVIVTGIGKSANIAQKIVSTLNSTGTPAIFMHAADAIHGDLGIILKDDVVLAISKSGDTPEIKVLLPLIKFRGNTIIAITGNTDSYLAQKANFVLDVTVEKEACPNNLAPTTSTTAQLVMGDALAVALLEMRGFSTEDFAKVHPGGALGKKLYLKAEDIFNNNEKPMVNSGTSISDVIVEMTTKRLGATAVIDDGEIKGMITDGDLRRMLQVQVDYSKLIAAEIMNVAPKTIAHDTLLVDALNMMRMNNITQVLVTKNGEYVGVIHLHDILKEGIL from the coding sequence ATGAAAGCAAATCAGGATATCAAAAAAATTGCTCAGAAAGTATTTGAGCAAGAAGCACAAGGTATACAAAACTTGTCGAATCAACTTACCGAAGATTTTGCGAAAGCTGTAGAAGCCGTATTTCTTTCAAAGGGAAGAGTGATAGTGACTGGAATTGGTAAGAGTGCCAATATTGCGCAGAAGATTGTTTCTACCTTGAATTCTACAGGAACACCTGCCATTTTTATGCATGCAGCGGACGCTATTCACGGCGATTTGGGGATTATCTTAAAAGATGATGTGGTATTGGCCATCAGTAAAAGTGGAGATACTCCAGAGATTAAAGTCTTATTACCGCTGATTAAATTCCGTGGAAATACCATCATTGCCATCACTGGAAATACAGATTCTTATTTGGCTCAAAAAGCTAATTTCGTTTTAGACGTTACTGTAGAAAAAGAGGCTTGTCCTAATAATTTGGCACCCACTACTTCTACTACTGCACAACTCGTTATGGGAGATGCCCTAGCTGTGGCCTTACTCGAAATGAGAGGGTTTTCCACCGAAGACTTTGCAAAAGTACATCCCGGAGGAGCGCTTGGAAAGAAATTATACCTTAAAGCTGAGGATATCTTTAATAATAATGAGAAACCTATGGTGAATTCTGGTACTTCTATTTCGGACGTGATAGTAGAAATGACCACAAAGAGGCTTGGAGCTACTGCTGTAATTGATGATGGGGAAATCAAAGGAATGATTACCGATGGTGATTTACGTAGAATGTTGCAGGTTCAGGTGGATTATTCAAAGTTAATTGCGGCAGAAATTATGAATGTCGCTCCTAAGACCATTGCTCATGATACTTTATTGGTAGATGCCTTAAATATGATGCGTATGAATAATATCACTCAGGTTTTGGTGACCAAAAATGGCGAATATGTAGGTGTTATCCATCTTCATGATATTTTAAAAGAAGGGATTCTTTAA
- a CDS encoding DUF5686 and carboxypeptidase-like regulatory domain-containing protein: MLLLLLLIPLFSLAQLTKIMGVVKDAHSKEPIPFANVYFKNTTIGVSAGFDGEFSLEVDIPSDTLVASSLGFHNDYKRIKKGSFQKLEYFLEPSEFSLNEVEIFAESDPMVILFNKIINHKEENNPKEYEFLEYRLYNKVQVDANNVNDRFQKNRLLKKFQVVFNYIDTSTVNGKAYLPLFLTETVSRVYRRASPSSTREVILGSQMSGFENESLSQFMGGLYQEVNVYDNYISIFDKNFISPISNNGRSTYDYIILDTTMMGSKSCFHLMFKPKRKQELTFVGELWIHDTTFAVARVDMKAAVDANINYINDIAMSLEYDLVEDKWVLSKDKIVLDLNIIENTMKVPGFYTSRTSYYSDFKFNQQPADSIFSSPVHVLLTDRVDQKDESYWSQNRDVPLTRNQQGIYEMVDSVKSIPLFRTYVDVMYMLTSGYLKWEKFEFGPTYKTISYNTIEGFRMRLGGRTSNDFSTRLMLHGYAAYGFRDEQIKGGGGFLYMIKKNPYRKVGADFKYDLEQLGQRSTSFSEDNFLTSIFRRSPNDKQSLVEGYKLFYDHEWFNGFNTKLTFNQRKMYPVGGATFEIKDGDGYAEVAAIKTSEISVKVRFAYQERFLMGEFERVSLGTKYPIFELNATYGIPGLFASNQEYFRMIFQTKQWFNVGSIGWSKYVIEGGKLWGTVPYPLLEVAPGNQTLISDQYAYNLMNYYEFINDEYVSIFYTHHFDGLFFNHIPLLRKLKWREVIHAKGIIGNISEANAEFSVFPSYSYSLTRPYYEMGVGIENIFKIARVDFIWRMNHFDHPNAQKFGIFFALEFSF, translated from the coding sequence TTGCTACTTCTATTGTTATTGATTCCTCTGTTTTCTTTGGCTCAATTAACAAAAATAATGGGAGTGGTTAAGGATGCTCACAGTAAAGAGCCCATCCCTTTTGCCAATGTGTATTTTAAAAATACCACTATTGGTGTGTCTGCTGGTTTTGATGGAGAGTTCTCCCTAGAAGTAGATATTCCTTCCGATACTTTGGTGGCTTCTTCTTTGGGATTTCATAATGATTATAAAAGAATAAAAAAAGGCTCTTTTCAGAAGCTTGAATACTTCTTAGAACCCTCAGAGTTTAGTCTTAATGAAGTGGAGATATTTGCGGAATCTGACCCCATGGTTATCCTTTTTAATAAAATCATTAATCATAAAGAAGAGAATAATCCTAAAGAGTATGAGTTTCTCGAATACAGACTTTATAATAAAGTTCAAGTGGATGCCAATAATGTGAACGACAGGTTTCAAAAAAACAGACTCCTCAAAAAATTTCAAGTGGTCTTTAATTATATAGATACTTCTACTGTAAATGGAAAAGCTTACTTGCCTTTGTTTTTAACGGAAACAGTAAGCCGAGTTTATCGTCGTGCCAGTCCTAGTTCTACTCGTGAAGTGATTTTGGGTTCTCAGATGTCTGGTTTCGAAAATGAAAGTCTCAGTCAGTTTATGGGAGGCTTATACCAAGAAGTAAATGTCTACGATAATTATATCTCCATTTTCGATAAAAACTTTATCAGCCCCATTTCAAATAATGGAAGGTCTACCTATGATTATATCATATTAGATACCACCATGATGGGCTCGAAATCTTGTTTCCATTTAATGTTTAAACCCAAGCGAAAACAGGAGTTGACTTTTGTTGGAGAACTTTGGATTCATGATACTACTTTTGCTGTTGCACGAGTAGACATGAAAGCTGCTGTAGATGCCAATATCAATTATATTAATGATATTGCCATGAGTTTGGAATATGATTTGGTAGAAGATAAATGGGTGCTTTCCAAAGATAAGATTGTATTGGATTTAAACATCATTGAGAATACCATGAAGGTGCCTGGTTTCTATACCAGCCGAACCAGTTATTATTCCGATTTTAAATTCAACCAACAGCCAGCAGATAGTATTTTCTCTAGTCCTGTTCATGTGTTGTTGACAGATCGGGTGGATCAAAAAGATGAAAGCTATTGGAGTCAGAATCGTGATGTTCCGCTCACTAGAAATCAGCAAGGGATTTATGAGATGGTAGATTCTGTAAAGAGTATCCCACTTTTTCGCACCTATGTGGATGTGATGTATATGCTCACCAGTGGCTATCTGAAATGGGAAAAATTTGAGTTTGGGCCCACCTATAAAACCATTAGCTATAATACCATAGAAGGATTTCGCATGAGGTTGGGAGGAAGAACGAGTAACGATTTCTCAACGCGCTTAATGCTCCATGGTTATGCCGCTTATGGATTTAGAGATGAACAAATAAAAGGTGGAGGAGGCTTTTTGTATATGATCAAGAAGAATCCTTATCGTAAAGTTGGTGCTGATTTTAAATACGATTTAGAGCAATTGGGTCAACGGAGTACTTCTTTTTCAGAAGATAATTTCCTGACTTCCATTTTCCGAAGAAGCCCCAATGATAAGCAATCTTTAGTGGAGGGTTATAAATTATTTTATGACCATGAGTGGTTTAATGGTTTCAATACTAAATTGACTTTTAATCAGCGAAAAATGTATCCGGTAGGCGGGGCTACTTTTGAGATTAAAGATGGTGATGGGTATGCTGAGGTGGCTGCTATTAAAACCTCGGAGATTAGTGTTAAAGTGAGGTTTGCCTATCAAGAACGTTTTTTGATGGGGGAGTTTGAACGGGTTAGCTTAGGAACTAAGTATCCTATTTTTGAGCTCAATGCCACTTATGGAATCCCCGGTCTTTTTGCTTCCAATCAAGAATATTTTAGAATGATATTCCAAACCAAACAATGGTTTAATGTGGGGAGTATTGGCTGGAGTAAATATGTGATAGAGGGAGGTAAGTTATGGGGAACCGTTCCTTATCCGCTTTTAGAAGTAGCCCCAGGTAACCAAACTCTAATCAGCGACCAATATGCCTATAACCTGATGAACTATTATGAGTTTATCAATGATGAATATGTAAGCATTTTCTATACCCATCACTTCGATGGTTTGTTCTTTAACCATATTCCCTTACTCCGTAAGCTAAAATGGCGCGAGGTAATCCATGCCAAAGGAATCATAGGAAATATTAGTGAGGCTAATGCGGAATTCTCAGTCTTCCCATCCTATTCTTATTCACTAACCAGACCATATTACGAAATGGGTGTTGGTATTGAAAACATCTTCAAAATAGCCCGTGTGGATTTTATCTGGAGAATGAATCATTTCGATCATCCTAATGCACAGAAATTTGGTATTTTCTTTGCCCTTGAGTTTAGTTTTTAG
- the lptB gene encoding LPS export ABC transporter ATP-binding protein: MILRTDNIIKKYGKRTVVKGVTVNVQQGEIVGLLGPNGAGKTTSFYMMVGLIKPNDGAVYLDDQEITKEPMYKRAQLGIGYLAQEASVFRTMSVEDNISAVLEFTKLNANEREEKLNSLLDEFGLQHIRKSHGIQLSGGERRRTEIARCLAADPKFILLDEPFAGVDPIAVEDIQAIVSKLKEKNIGILITDHNVHETLKITDRAYLLFEGSVLKSGTAEELASDEHVRRVYLGKNFELRK; encoded by the coding sequence ATGATATTAAGAACTGATAACATCATCAAGAAATATGGCAAGCGCACCGTGGTAAAAGGGGTGACAGTGAATGTGCAACAAGGTGAGATAGTTGGGCTTTTGGGTCCAAATGGAGCAGGGAAAACCACTAGCTTTTATATGATGGTAGGATTGATTAAACCCAATGATGGAGCTGTTTATTTAGATGATCAAGAGATTACCAAGGAGCCTATGTATAAACGGGCACAGCTGGGAATAGGATATTTAGCCCAAGAAGCCAGCGTATTCCGTACCATGAGTGTAGAGGATAATATCAGTGCAGTATTGGAGTTTACCAAGCTCAATGCTAATGAAAGAGAAGAAAAACTCAATTCTCTACTCGATGAATTCGGATTACAGCATATCAGAAAAAGCCATGGTATTCAATTGTCGGGAGGAGAGAGAAGAAGAACAGAAATAGCCAGATGTTTAGCCGCAGATCCTAAATTTATTCTTTTAGATGAGCCATTCGCAGGAGTAGATCCTATTGCTGTAGAAGATATCCAAGCCATCGTTAGTAAGTTGAAAGAAAAGAATATTGGCATACTGATTACTGATCATAATGTACATGAGACCTTGAAGATTACCGATAGGGCCTATTTACTATTTGAGGGTTCTGTTTTAAAAAGTGGAACAGCCGAGGAATTGGCTTCAGATGAGCATGTGAGACGGGTTTATCTAGGTAAGAACTTTGAGTTGCGTAAGTAG
- a CDS encoding DUF6359 domain-containing protein: protein MKKIYFLLLFVGFAFAGFGQDVLYSQDFETDLTGYSHTPSQTPSSDPGDQYFHRAEPSNGDIYEGSVGPYTNVTNSWLFVGSNPNTINSGSPGELLFSSISISGYDNFELYADFGAVPSDWDEADDLFVEYQIDGGTWNTLFSFAAGGDGTNEPISLTGNASSGINTVNGTTLTYALTTIATNNFSGTGTSMNIKIVCDANANYEAFGVDNIILKGTAFGGGNDTDAEAYTTGSQPGANSISSLDDTYAERVSVFNMYIGDGGDTDGLPTHISKVRIKPHTTNTADWTDHIQGAVLNDGSSDVTATVDITDTYIDFTISSGNLDIADGDFEELTLSIYLNASGLSDGEILSFMVDADNHGFTSDASGTGFMATFSGGDFNSNDFTIDVDATQFTYNQQPSDVSIDVAMNPAVEVAFTDENGNVDADENGGGSTVTMTTTGTFSGSAITSLDASNGVATFSNLKFSTEAIGRTITAADTDGGEISSLESSTFDITNSGDGSMSNPYSCAEAIALSNSGTSDKWVKGYIVGNIVSETNVNIEAPFSSSTNIAIADDVDETNHLNMVYVQLPDNGLREILGLSNVLLNEGVLIILKGDLQAYFGTHIGLKNTDDYKWVADCIVSGSGNWSSSSTWGHGVPGQHDDVIVQTTGALTVDVNGECNTITLKSDASGDASLTGQEKLSFTSTTVERYITPYTGNSDGWHFLSSPVHNMTISGSDFVSGTFDLYRWGETTVADEKWLNYEGGTFGQTEFQNGLGYLFADNTGGVFEFIGSLNSSSYIVGVNGIPLTYTAGEGDGWNLIGNPYCSGLDWTALDNSAGNIGGAFYIVNPADGTYKSSNGAAVSDFPNGHIPPHQGFFVQVSAASSIGIATDDQVHTTNQYEKSSNAFEEVLVVDLVGDNSSNKTYFQFRDDATEEFDFHADAYKLFGWATIPQIYSEIDGIQYSINCLNHSEETITVPLGLYLQENEELTLDFSGMDSFFNTVRINLEDLETGIMTNVRENPSYTFQATTEDNANRFLLHFNGVTAVEELSEENAPQVYAVEDVVYINHAQDLDADIFIYNTNGQLVGQAQMSKESMKRISVNGSTGIYLVTIQSEDVVYTNKVYKK, encoded by the coding sequence ATGAAAAAGATTTATTTTTTATTGTTGTTTGTTGGGTTTGCTTTTGCTGGTTTTGGGCAGGATGTGTTATACTCTCAAGATTTTGAGACGGATTTAACTGGTTATTCTCATACTCCTTCGCAAACACCAAGTAGTGATCCTGGAGATCAATATTTTCATAGGGCAGAACCATCGAATGGTGATATTTATGAGGGATCAGTGGGGCCTTATACAAATGTTACAAATAGCTGGTTGTTTGTTGGTTCAAACCCTAATACTATTAACAGTGGAAGCCCTGGGGAATTATTATTTTCATCTATCAGTATCTCTGGGTATGATAATTTTGAGCTTTATGCAGACTTTGGTGCAGTACCTAGTGATTGGGATGAGGCAGATGATTTGTTTGTAGAATATCAAATTGATGGAGGAACATGGAATACATTGTTTAGCTTTGCTGCTGGAGGAGATGGTACTAATGAACCTATTTCGCTGACTGGAAATGCATCTAGTGGAATTAATACAGTAAATGGGACAACCCTTACATATGCCCTGACAACAATTGCGACGAATAATTTCTCTGGTACAGGGACTTCGATGAATATAAAAATTGTTTGTGACGCCAATGCGAATTATGAAGCTTTTGGGGTGGATAATATTATTTTAAAAGGAACGGCTTTTGGTGGAGGAAATGATACCGACGCAGAAGCATATACCACAGGATCTCAACCTGGGGCTAATAGTATTAGTTCATTAGATGATACGTATGCTGAAAGAGTAAGTGTCTTCAATATGTATATTGGTGATGGTGGAGATACCGACGGATTACCAACCCATATATCAAAAGTAAGAATTAAACCACATACTACTAACACAGCAGATTGGACTGATCATATTCAGGGAGCTGTATTAAATGATGGTAGCTCTGATGTTACTGCAACAGTAGATATAACAGATACATATATAGATTTTACAATTTCTTCAGGTAATCTTGATATTGCAGATGGAGATTTTGAAGAGTTAACCCTTTCTATTTATTTGAATGCATCTGGATTATCCGATGGCGAAATTCTCTCATTTATGGTGGATGCAGATAATCATGGGTTTACTTCTGATGCTAGTGGAACCGGTTTTATGGCTACTTTTAGCGGTGGTGATTTTAACTCTAACGATTTTACTATCGACGTTGACGCTACTCAGTTTACTTATAACCAACAGCCAAGCGATGTAAGTATTGATGTTGCTATGAACCCAGCTGTTGAGGTTGCTTTTACAGATGAAAATGGAAATGTGGATGCAGATGAAAATGGAGGAGGCTCCACTGTAACTATGACCACTACTGGAACATTTTCTGGTTCAGCAATAACAAGTTTAGATGCAAGTAACGGGGTAGCAACTTTTAGTAATCTTAAATTTTCTACTGAAGCTATAGGAAGAACTATTACTGCTGCTGATACTGATGGAGGTGAAATTTCATCTTTAGAAAGTAGTACTTTTGATATCACAAATTCTGGTGATGGAAGTATGAGTAATCCTTACTCTTGTGCCGAGGCAATTGCTTTAAGTAATTCTGGAACTAGTGATAAATGGGTAAAAGGCTATATTGTAGGAAATATTGTTTCAGAAACAAATGTGAATATCGAGGCTCCTTTTTCCAGTAGCACAAATATTGCTATTGCGGATGATGTGGATGAGACAAATCATTTGAACATGGTATACGTCCAACTTCCAGACAACGGTCTTCGAGAAATCTTAGGTTTATCCAATGTTCTTCTTAATGAAGGAGTACTGATAATACTTAAAGGTGATCTTCAGGCTTACTTTGGAACTCATATCGGCTTAAAAAACACAGACGATTATAAATGGGTTGCAGATTGCATTGTCTCTGGAAGTGGCAACTGGAGTAGTAGCTCTACATGGGGCCATGGAGTGCCAGGGCAGCATGATGATGTTATTGTTCAAACAACTGGAGCTTTAACTGTAGATGTCAATGGTGAATGTAATACAATAACTCTTAAATCTGACGCATCAGGTGATGCATCATTAACTGGGCAAGAGAAATTATCTTTCACTAGTACTACAGTTGAAAGATATATAACTCCCTATACTGGTAACAGTGATGGTTGGCATTTTCTATCATCTCCAGTTCATAATATGACCATTTCGGGGTCTGATTTTGTAAGTGGAACGTTTGATTTGTACAGATGGGGAGAAACTACTGTAGCAGATGAGAAATGGCTTAATTATGAGGGTGGAACATTTGGTCAAACTGAATTTCAAAATGGTTTAGGCTATTTATTTGCTGATAATACAGGTGGTGTTTTTGAGTTTATAGGTAGTTTAAATTCTAGCTCATATATTGTAGGTGTTAATGGAATACCATTAACCTATACTGCTGGAGAAGGAGATGGTTGGAACTTAATAGGAAATCCATATTGTTCAGGACTAGATTGGACAGCTTTGGATAATTCTGCAGGAAATATTGGAGGTGCATTTTATATTGTAAATCCTGCCGATGGTACTTATAAGTCATCAAATGGAGCAGCTGTTAGTGATTTTCCTAATGGTCATATTCCTCCACATCAAGGATTCTTTGTACAAGTAAGTGCAGCTTCCTCGATAGGTATTGCGACAGATGATCAGGTACATACCACAAATCAGTACGAGAAGTCATCAAATGCTTTTGAAGAGGTTTTAGTTGTAGATTTAGTTGGTGATAACTCATCTAATAAAACATACTTCCAGTTTAGAGATGATGCCACTGAGGAATTTGATTTCCATGCTGATGCATACAAACTCTTCGGTTGGGCAACCATCCCACAAATCTATTCTGAAATAGACGGTATACAGTATTCAATAAATTGTTTAAACCATTCCGAAGAAACGATTACAGTTCCTCTTGGTTTATATCTTCAAGAAAACGAAGAACTAACATTAGATTTCTCAGGAATGGATTCTTTCTTTAATACGGTAAGAATTAATTTAGAAGATTTGGAGACAGGAATCATGACTAATGTTCGTGAGAATCCTTCATATACCTTCCAAGCCACCACAGAAGACAATGCCAATCGTTTCCTATTACATTTTAATGGCGTAACCGCTGTTGAGGAATTAAGTGAAGAAAATGCACCTCAGGTTTATGCTGTGGAGGATGTAGTTTATATCAATCATGCTCAAGATTTAGATGCGGACATCTTTATCTATAATACTAATGGACAGTTGGTGGGGCAAGCTCAAATGAGTAAGGAGAGTATGAAACGCATATCTGTAAACGGAAGTACAGGTATTTACTTGGTGACTATCCAGAGTGAAGATGTCGTATATACTAACAAGGTTTATAAGAAATAA
- a CDS encoding glycosyltransferase family 2 protein — translation MKVSGFTFIRNAVLYDYPIVESIQSILPLCDEVVVAVGKSEDATLKLIQDIPSGKIRIIETEWDLSLREGGRVLAEETNKALAHVSKDSDWGFYIQGDEVVHEKYHKTIKSAMNKYKEDGEVEGLLFKYLHFYGSYDFVGDSRKWYRREIRVIKNNPNFQSYKDAQGFRNNGQKLQVKEIDAYIYHYGWVKPPEMQSAKIKNFLSLWHSDDYVAKNQPQGQFDYSQIDSLKLFDGTQPEVMKNRIEKLNWSFDFDPTKKNFGLKNWFLYHLENLTGIRIGEYKNYRKV, via the coding sequence GTGAAAGTCAGCGGTTTTACCTTCATCAGAAATGCAGTACTCTACGATTATCCTATTGTAGAAAGCATCCAAAGTATTTTACCACTTTGCGATGAAGTAGTGGTTGCCGTTGGAAAATCGGAGGATGCCACTTTAAAACTTATTCAGGATATTCCATCGGGTAAGATCAGAATTATTGAAACCGAGTGGGATTTGAGTTTACGAGAAGGTGGTAGAGTTCTGGCAGAGGAAACCAATAAGGCATTAGCCCATGTGAGCAAAGACAGCGATTGGGGTTTCTATATTCAAGGCGATGAAGTGGTTCATGAGAAATATCATAAGACCATAAAATCTGCTATGAATAAATATAAAGAGGATGGTGAAGTTGAAGGATTGCTCTTCAAGTACCTACACTTTTATGGTTCCTATGATTTTGTTGGAGACAGCCGAAAATGGTATAGACGAGAAATACGAGTGATTAAAAATAATCCCAATTTCCAGTCTTATAAAGATGCACAAGGCTTCAGAAATAATGGACAAAAGCTCCAGGTAAAAGAAATAGATGCCTATATATATCATTATGGCTGGGTGAAGCCTCCCGAGATGCAATCTGCCAAAATAAAGAACTTCCTCAGTCTTTGGCATTCGGATGATTATGTGGCCAAAAACCAACCTCAAGGACAATTTGATTATAGCCAAATAGATAGCTTAAAACTCTTCGATGGAACGCAGCCTGAGGTGATGAAGAATAGAATAGAGAAATTAAACTGGAGCTTTGATTTCGATCCTACGAAAAAGAATTTCGGATTAAAAAACTGGTTTCTTTATCACCTGGAGAACTTAACTGGGATTCGTATTGGGGAGTATAAGAATTATCGGAAGGTTTAG
- the purB gene encoding adenylosuccinate lyase produces the protein MELTALNAISPIDGRYRSKTEKLGEYFSEEGLIKYRVQVEVEYFISLCEIPLPQLKDFNSNLFKDLRLIYEAFKSSDALRIKDIESITNHDVKAVEYFLKEKFDALNLSQYKEFIHFGLTSQDINNTATPLSLKLGFEAVIMPALNELRELLMSRANDWKNIPMLARTHGQAASPTSLGKEIYVFVERLDNQFKMLEQIPYAAKFGGATGNFNAHHVAYPQINWVEFGNKFVAEKLGLSRLQNTTQIEHYDYMAAFFDNLKRINNIMMDLDRDIWTYVSMDYFKQKIKKGEVGSSAMPHKVNPIDFENSEGNIGLANAIMEHLAAKLPVSRLQRDLTDSTVTRNLGVPLGHMIIAILSLQKGLGKLILNEAKLAADLENNWPVVAEAIQTILRRENYPNPYEALKDLTRTNEKINAESIAVFVENLEVSDAVKEELKRITPSNYTGIINF, from the coding sequence ATGGAACTTACAGCTCTTAATGCCATATCTCCTATTGATGGAAGATATAGAAGTAAAACAGAAAAATTAGGGGAGTATTTCTCTGAGGAAGGTTTGATTAAATATCGCGTTCAAGTAGAGGTGGAATACTTCATTAGCCTATGCGAAATCCCTCTTCCTCAATTGAAAGATTTTAATTCTAATCTTTTTAAGGATTTACGCCTTATTTATGAAGCATTTAAAAGTAGTGATGCCTTAAGAATTAAGGATATTGAATCCATAACGAATCACGATGTAAAAGCTGTGGAGTATTTCTTAAAAGAAAAATTCGATGCCTTAAACCTGAGCCAATATAAAGAGTTTATCCATTTTGGACTCACCAGTCAAGATATTAATAATACCGCTACTCCTTTAAGCTTAAAACTTGGATTTGAAGCCGTGATTATGCCTGCTTTAAATGAACTTAGAGAACTATTAATGAGTAGAGCAAATGATTGGAAAAACATTCCCATGTTGGCTCGTACTCATGGACAAGCAGCTTCTCCAACTAGCTTAGGAAAAGAGATTTATGTTTTTGTGGAGCGTTTAGATAATCAATTTAAAATGCTTGAACAAATCCCTTATGCTGCCAAGTTTGGTGGTGCTACAGGTAATTTCAATGCACATCATGTGGCTTATCCTCAGATTAATTGGGTAGAATTTGGAAATAAATTTGTTGCTGAAAAGCTAGGGCTTTCTCGTCTACAAAATACCACTCAAATTGAGCATTACGACTATATGGCTGCCTTTTTCGATAATTTGAAAAGAATCAATAATATCATGATGGATTTGGACCGTGATATCTGGACTTATGTCAGCATGGATTATTTTAAGCAAAAGATTAAAAAAGGAGAAGTTGGTTCTTCAGCTATGCCGCATAAAGTAAATCCTATTGACTTCGAAAACTCTGAAGGAAATATAGGACTAGCTAATGCCATTATGGAGCACTTGGCAGCAAAACTGCCCGTTTCTCGTTTACAAAGAGACTTAACAGATTCTACAGTAACCCGTAATCTTGGAGTACCTCTAGGACATATGATTATTGCCATTCTATCTTTACAAAAAGGATTAGGTAAATTGATTCTTAATGAAGCCAAATTAGCTGCTGATTTAGAAAACAACTGGCCTGTAGTTGCTGAGGCTATCCAGACTATTCTGCGTAGAGAAAACTATCCAAATCCTTATGAGGCGTTAAAAGATCTAACCCGTACCAACGAAAAGATAAACGCAGAAAGCATAGCTGTTTTTGTTGAGAATCTTGAAGTTTCGGATGCTGTAAAGGAGGAATTGAAAAGAATTACACCTTCTAATTATACCGGAATCATCAATTTCTAA
- a CDS encoding type III pantothenate kinase has translation MDYKLVLDFGNTLRKAAVFHGDSLVELQSTSSDIVTIIELFRQKYPQMNSAILSTVVHIDLHLLHYLKQNFQFLLFDHETKIPINNAYKTPVTLGKDRIAAAIGAFKCFPNRNVLIIDAGSSITYEILTKDANYLGGAISLGIHLRAKALNHFTDQLPLVEPRLQVKLVGDDTESCLQSGIVNGAIAELSTMIQAYENQFSDLKIILTGGDAIYFEKSLKYDIFASENLVLEGLNYILDYNDL, from the coding sequence ATGGATTATAAACTGGTATTAGACTTCGGCAATACATTAAGGAAAGCAGCTGTTTTTCATGGCGATAGCTTGGTGGAATTACAATCTACCAGCTCAGATATTGTCACAATTATAGAGCTATTTAGACAGAAGTATCCGCAAATGAATAGCGCTATTTTGAGCACGGTAGTTCATATCGATTTGCATCTTCTACATTATTTAAAGCAAAATTTCCAATTTCTGTTATTCGATCATGAAACTAAGATACCCATTAATAATGCATATAAAACTCCTGTAACTCTTGGTAAAGATAGGATTGCTGCGGCTATTGGCGCTTTTAAATGTTTTCCCAATCGGAATGTGTTAATTATTGACGCAGGAAGTAGCATAACATATGAAATCCTTACAAAAGATGCTAATTATCTTGGAGGAGCTATTTCATTGGGAATTCATCTTAGAGCTAAGGCATTAAATCATTTTACGGATCAATTGCCATTAGTTGAACCTAGATTACAAGTAAAATTAGTTGGAGATGATACAGAATCTTGTCTTCAAAGTGGAATTGTGAATGGTGCCATAGCTGAGCTAAGTACCATGATACAAGCATATGAGAATCAATTCTCAGATTTAAAAATTATTTTAACAGGTGGAGATGCTATTTATTTTGAAAAAAGCCTAAAATATGACATCTTTGCAAGCGAAAATTTAGTGCTCGAAGGCTTAAATTATATACTGGACTATAATGATCTATAG